A DNA window from Micromonospora sp. NBC_01739 contains the following coding sequences:
- a CDS encoding DUF1707 SHOCT-like domain-containing protein codes for MEWERHNDDDRLRVSDREREEIVELLGKATAEGRLTLDEYTDRVGAAHAAQTRGELARLTTDLPNAPSRSPARPGGALAPATEKLLAVFGSEVRKGAWPVPEHIDARAVFGDCRIELHEARLPRQVTTVEANVIFGSITIVVPEGTEVRLTGSAVFGDKKSKLSGPVTPGAPIVEVRCRVVFGDVTVRPPRKRWKMI; via the coding sequence GTGGAGTGGGAACGGCACAACGACGATGACCGACTGCGCGTCTCCGACCGGGAACGGGAGGAGATCGTGGAACTGCTCGGCAAGGCCACGGCCGAAGGCCGACTCACCCTCGACGAGTACACCGATCGGGTCGGCGCGGCCCACGCCGCGCAGACCCGGGGTGAGCTGGCCCGGCTGACCACGGACCTGCCGAACGCCCCCAGCCGCTCCCCCGCCCGCCCCGGCGGGGCGCTCGCCCCGGCGACGGAGAAGCTGCTCGCGGTCTTCGGCAGCGAGGTGCGCAAGGGCGCCTGGCCGGTGCCGGAACACATCGACGCCCGGGCCGTCTTCGGCGACTGCCGGATCGAGTTGCACGAGGCCCGGCTGCCCCGGCAGGTGACCACCGTCGAGGCGAACGTGATCTTCGGCAGCATCACCATCGTCGTACCGGAAGGCACCGAGGTCCGGCTCACCGGCTCTGCGGTCTTCGGGGACAAGAAGTCGAAGCTGAGCGGCCCGGTCACCCCCGGCGCTCCGATCGTCGAGGTGCGCTGCCGCGTCGTCTTCGGTGACGTGACCGTCCGCCCGCCCCGCAAGCGCTGGAAGATGATCTGA